A region of Desulfuromonas thiophila DNA encodes the following proteins:
- a CDS encoding type IV pilus modification PilV family protein, with amino-acid sequence MCSTDHRGFTLLEVMIALAIIAIALLSCLGLANRCIASHAQVRHITTATLLAQHKMSEIEALATQRQLDQQDDSGTWEAPFDLYQWQVSFSTTPLPQVRQVRVSVRWGDPARNEEVWLDSFVLD; translated from the coding sequence ATGTGTTCGACTGATCATCGCGGCTTCACCCTGCTGGAAGTGATGATCGCCCTAGCGATTATCGCCATCGCATTGCTGAGCTGCCTGGGGCTGGCCAACCGCTGCATCGCCAGCCATGCCCAGGTACGCCACATCACCACGGCCACCCTGCTGGCCCAGCACAAGATGAGCGAAATCGAGGCGTTGGCAACACAGCGGCAACTGGACCAACAGGACGACAGCGGCACCTGGGAGGCCCCCTTCGACCTCTATCAGTGGCAGGTCAGCTTCAGCACCACGCCTCTGCCCCAGGTGCGGCAGGTTCGGGTTTCGGTGCGCTGGGGCGACCCGGCCCGCAACGAAGAGGTATGGCTTGATTCCTTTGTCCTCGACTGA
- a CDS encoding FeoA family protein: MCPLSQCRNGETVYIRGFVGGSQIRQKLQAMGLMPGEQIEILSCGNGPVLVLAKGVRLALGQGLAEHILVACQRNCPRQQPPPA; this comes from the coding sequence ATGTGCCCTCTCTCCCAATGCCGCAATGGTGAAACCGTTTACATCCGGGGCTTCGTCGGCGGCAGCCAGATCCGCCAGAAACTGCAGGCCATGGGGCTGATGCCCGGCGAGCAGATCGAAATCCTCTCCTGCGGCAACGGCCCGGTGCTGGTACTGGCCAAGGGTGTCCGCCTGGCCCTCGGCCAGGGACTGGCCGAGCACATTCTGGTGGCCTGCCAGCGCAACTGCCCACGCCAGCAGCCACCCCCGGCCTGA
- the gspD gene encoding type II secretion system secretin GspD translates to MKLLIRQWVLILAACGLLLSDFTMPPRAAAEEAAITLDFKDIELTELIQTISALTGRNFVYDESIRGKATIISSEPMTRQEAYRLFLTVLNIKGYTVVPSGATNKIVSTRDAKEVGLPTLRAGEASDQFVTRMLTLRHINAADVAESILSPLMPKTSNVVVYEPSNKLIISDNAANIARLVSILRELDVPLSQHQLKVVSLRYADATETAKICNEILATGPARNLNRRRSTNVTTSATTAESKVLAYDRTNRLILMASSEDMTSLLQLIAEVDQQPVREHARIHVYYLENADAETLSTTLNEILSGVKAAPAPTGTTDAAKAADSPIKTQVSVTADKATNALVVNATPEDYSVIREIIRQLDIRRKQVYVEALIMELSMEATQKLGLGLQGGFEIGDEGVVGISSNMEKAVSADLLTNAVQGIMAGGFSKLISYTDPASGETLYLPAFAALLQLSKTDGDVNILSAPRLLTTDNEEAEIIVGSNVPIITQRLTDTGGSDSLAQSVAIERKDVALTLRFKPQTTEGNLVRLTIYQETTDLASTNVGNVDQVGPTFTTRKLTNTVLARNGQTVVLGGLISTNLQENKSRVPLLGDIPLLGLLFRSSSLEEKKTNMVVFITPTVIGSQEELDRISDSNRAAFDELRRANETETN, encoded by the coding sequence ATGAAGCTGTTGATCCGCCAGTGGGTTCTGATCCTCGCCGCCTGCGGCCTGCTGTTGTCCGATTTCACCATGCCGCCCCGCGCGGCGGCCGAGGAAGCCGCCATCACGCTCGATTTCAAGGACATCGAGCTGACGGAACTGATCCAGACCATCAGCGCCCTGACCGGCAGGAACTTCGTCTACGACGAGAGCATTCGCGGCAAGGCCACCATCATTTCATCCGAACCGATGACCCGCCAGGAGGCCTATCGCCTGTTCCTGACCGTGCTCAACATCAAGGGCTACACCGTCGTCCCCAGTGGCGCGACCAACAAGATCGTCTCGACTCGCGACGCCAAGGAGGTGGGACTGCCCACCCTGCGTGCCGGCGAGGCCAGCGATCAGTTCGTCACCCGCATGCTGACGCTGCGCCATATCAACGCTGCCGATGTGGCCGAATCGATCCTCAGCCCGCTGATGCCCAAAACCAGCAACGTGGTGGTCTACGAGCCTTCCAACAAGCTCATCATCAGCGACAACGCCGCCAACATCGCCCGGCTGGTCAGTATTCTGCGTGAGCTGGATGTGCCCCTGTCGCAGCATCAGCTCAAGGTGGTCAGCCTGCGCTATGCCGATGCCACCGAAACCGCGAAAATCTGCAATGAGATTCTCGCCACCGGGCCAGCGCGCAATCTCAACCGGCGCCGCAGCACCAATGTCACCACCAGCGCCACCACGGCCGAGAGCAAGGTACTGGCCTATGATCGCACCAACCGGCTGATCCTGATGGCCAGCAGCGAGGACATGACCAGTCTGCTGCAGCTGATCGCCGAGGTTGATCAGCAGCCGGTACGCGAACATGCCCGCATCCATGTCTATTATCTGGAAAACGCCGACGCCGAGACCCTCAGCACCACGCTCAACGAAATCCTCAGCGGCGTCAAGGCGGCACCGGCCCCGACCGGCACAACCGATGCCGCCAAGGCCGCCGACAGCCCGATCAAAACCCAGGTCAGCGTCACGGCCGACAAGGCCACCAACGCCCTGGTGGTTAACGCCACGCCGGAAGACTACAGCGTCATCCGTGAAATCATCCGTCAGCTCGACATCCGCCGCAAACAGGTTTATGTCGAGGCGCTGATCATGGAACTGTCGATGGAGGCAACCCAGAAACTCGGGCTGGGCCTGCAGGGCGGTTTCGAGATCGGTGACGAGGGCGTGGTTGGCATCAGCTCCAACATGGAAAAAGCGGTCAGTGCCGACCTGCTGACCAATGCCGTCCAGGGCATCATGGCCGGCGGTTTCAGCAAGCTGATCAGCTACACCGATCCGGCCAGCGGTGAAACCCTCTACCTGCCGGCCTTCGCCGCCCTGTTGCAGCTGTCGAAAACCGATGGCGATGTCAACATTCTGTCGGCCCCCCGGCTGCTGACCACGGACAATGAGGAGGCCGAAATCATTGTCGGCTCCAACGTGCCCATCATCACCCAACGCCTGACCGATACCGGCGGCAGCGACTCGCTGGCCCAGAGTGTCGCCATCGAACGCAAGGACGTCGCCCTGACCCTGCGCTTCAAACCACAGACCACCGAAGGCAACCTGGTCCGGCTGACCATCTATCAGGAGACCACCGACCTGGCCAGCACCAATGTCGGCAATGTGGACCAGGTGGGTCCGACCTTCACCACCCGCAAACTCACCAACACGGTGCTGGCGCGCAACGGCCAGACGGTGGTGCTCGGTGGCCTGATCTCCACCAACCTGCAGGAAAATAAATCGCGCGTCCCCCTACTGGGAGACATCCCGTTGCTGGGACTGCTGTTCCGTTCCAGCAGTCTGGAGGAGAAGAAGACCAACATGGTGGTGTTCATCACACCGACGGTCATCGGTTCTCAGGAGGAACTTGACCGCATCAGTGACAGCAACCGCGCCGCCTTTGATGAACTGCGGCGCGCCAACGAAACCGAGACCAACTGA
- a CDS encoding type II secretion system protein N, whose translation MFARFDRYLPLYYAGLCVLAGLALAWLLAVISGLLLDPGISPATAGRPAPAAPAAPAVAPPADNGRILERNLFHSRLAPLTRPAAVSSAGSAGSSRPAAIAGEAPANLTLIGTVAGSTPALAVIARDGQIGIYRPGETLPGAGRIEQIAPAQVLLRQGDGSLLRLAFSDAPAASRPARAAVTGRVAPPLPQNYAIEAAGENRWRIAAGQARQLRDNIGQLLQQARLEALVVQGQTTGFVIRHIQAGTLLEQMGLKRGDVLRQVNGIPLDSPEKGLQIFQQLREAKSLRLALERQSQPLTFAYDIE comes from the coding sequence ATGTTTGCTCGCTTCGACCGCTATCTGCCACTGTACTATGCCGGCCTCTGCGTTCTTGCCGGCTTGGCGCTGGCCTGGTTGCTGGCGGTTATCAGCGGCCTGCTGCTTGATCCCGGCATCAGCCCAGCAACCGCCGGCCGACCGGCACCGGCAGCACCGGCAGCACCGGCGGTCGCGCCACCGGCCGACAACGGCCGGATTCTCGAACGCAATCTATTTCACTCACGGCTGGCCCCCCTAACGCGACCTGCTGCCGTTTCTTCAGCGGGCAGCGCCGGCAGCTCCAGGCCAGCCGCAATCGCCGGCGAGGCTCCAGCCAATCTGACCCTGATCGGCACCGTCGCCGGCAGTACCCCCGCCCTGGCGGTCATCGCACGCGATGGTCAGATCGGCATCTACCGCCCGGGTGAAACCCTGCCGGGAGCGGGGCGCATTGAACAGATCGCACCGGCTCAGGTCCTGTTGCGCCAGGGTGATGGCAGCCTGCTGCGTCTGGCCTTCAGCGACGCTCCGGCGGCCAGCCGACCGGCCCGGGCTGCCGTTACCGGCCGTGTTGCGCCCCCTTTGCCACAGAACTACGCCATCGAAGCGGCGGGTGAAAACCGCTGGCGCATCGCGGCGGGTCAGGCCCGGCAGTTGCGCGACAACATCGGCCAGCTGTTGCAGCAGGCCCGGCTGGAGGCGCTGGTTGTCCAGGGCCAGACCACCGGTTTCGTTATCCGCCATATCCAGGCAGGCACCCTGCTCGAACAGATGGGCCTCAAACGGGGCGACGTGTTGCGGCAGGTCAACGGCATCCCCCTCGACAGCCCGGAAAAAGGGCTGCAGATTTTCCAGCAACTGCGCGAGGCCAAAAGTTTGCGACTGGCTCTGGAACGTCAGAGCCAGCCACTGACCTTCGCCTACGACATCGAATAA
- a CDS encoding prepilin-type N-terminal cleavage/methylation domain-containing protein, giving the protein MIPLSSTERCRSGQAGFTLVEVLVAVALVSLVLTALYGLFGGLSQTQQQLRDEAALYHQARVLCDRLARELRSVLPPGGDDGSRFSAGFDSRGNPYLQFASLSAVSPGAPAGQAIAVRYALERLDRNAPATLRRYARGLLETRTAERGLRVTSAILALQWRFHDGIDWRDDWDSDRDGGLPQRIELRLSLQQADQPLHLLTAFDLPLAGEQD; this is encoded by the coding sequence TTGATTCCTTTGTCCTCGACTGAACGCTGCCGTTCCGGCCAGGCCGGCTTCACCTTGGTGGAAGTGCTGGTGGCTGTAGCCCTGGTCAGTCTGGTGCTGACGGCTCTCTACGGGCTGTTCGGCGGGCTGTCTCAGACCCAGCAGCAATTGCGCGACGAAGCGGCGCTCTATCATCAGGCGCGGGTGCTGTGCGACCGGCTGGCGCGCGAGTTGCGCAGTGTCCTGCCGCCCGGCGGCGATGACGGCAGCCGTTTCAGCGCCGGATTTGACAGCCGCGGCAACCCCTATCTGCAGTTCGCCAGCCTCTCGGCCGTCAGTCCGGGCGCGCCGGCGGGTCAGGCCATCGCTGTGCGCTACGCCCTTGAACGTCTCGACCGCAACGCTCCCGCAACGCTGCGACGTTATGCCCGCGGTCTGCTGGAAACCCGCACCGCTGAGCGCGGCCTGCGCGTGACCAGCGCCATACTGGCACTGCAGTGGCGCTTCCATGACGGTATAGACTGGCGCGACGACTGGGACAGCGACCGCGATGGCGGCCTGCCGCAGCGTATCGAACTGCGCCTGAGCCTGCAACAGGCCGATCAGCCATTGCACCTGCTGACCGCTTTTGATCTGCCGCTGGCCGGAGAACAAGACTGA
- the gspM gene encoding type II secretion system protein GspM: MASWTLPSFSSLTARERLLLLLTGLTLLILLVYLVLLAPYQHYRHQLDQRIASRAHQLQQLDGLRQEYLQLQQQLQRLQQPPAEFSLFSFVEGQISQIAGRENLTAMRPLTPVQLDGLIQEAVEVKLERVRLDQIVQLLVQIEQAPAPLRVTALNLQSRFDAADLLDSRLLIAAYRQE, encoded by the coding sequence ATGGCTTCCTGGACTCTGCCCTCCTTCAGCAGCCTGACCGCGCGCGAGCGCCTGCTGCTGCTTCTGACCGGTCTGACCCTGCTGATCCTGCTGGTCTATCTTGTGTTGCTGGCACCCTATCAGCACTACCGCCACCAGCTCGACCAGCGTATTGCCAGCCGGGCACACCAGCTGCAGCAACTTGACGGACTGCGGCAGGAATACCTCCAGCTGCAGCAGCAACTGCAACGCCTGCAGCAGCCGCCGGCCGAATTTTCCCTGTTTTCCTTTGTCGAAGGCCAGATCAGTCAGATCGCCGGGCGGGAAAATCTCACCGCCATGCGCCCGCTAACCCCGGTTCAGCTTGATGGTCTGATTCAGGAGGCCGTCGAGGTGAAGCTTGAGCGCGTACGCCTCGACCAGATCGTTCAGCTACTGGTACAGATCGAACAGGCACCGGCACCCCTGCGCGTCACTGCCCTGAACCTGCAAAGCCGTTTTGACGCGGCCGATCTGCTCGACAGCCGGCTGCTGATCGCCGCCTACCGTCAGGAATAG
- the gspG gene encoding type II secretion system major pseudopilin GspG — protein MNRQNLLARDQRGFTLIEVMVVVVILGILAGVVVPKLLDRPEQARRTKAEMQVRSLEEALGLYKLDNGQFPSTEQGLQALVTKPQSGRIPLRYREGGYINKVPQDPWGGTYIYLSPGLHGEFDLLSYGADGEAGGEGKDADVRSWELE, from the coding sequence ATGAACCGACAGAACCTGCTGGCGCGCGACCAGCGCGGTTTTACTCTGATTGAAGTCATGGTGGTGGTCGTCATCCTCGGCATCCTCGCCGGGGTGGTGGTGCCCAAACTGCTCGACCGACCGGAACAGGCCCGCCGCACCAAAGCCGAAATGCAGGTCAGAAGCCTCGAAGAGGCGCTGGGGCTCTATAAACTCGACAACGGCCAGTTCCCTTCGACCGAACAGGGCCTGCAGGCGCTGGTAACCAAGCCCCAGAGCGGTCGCATCCCACTGCGCTATCGCGAAGGCGGTTACATCAATAAGGTGCCACAGGATCCCTGGGGCGGCACCTACATCTACCTGTCTCCGGGACTGCACGGCGAATTCGATCTGCTGTCCTACGGCGCCGACGGTGAAGCCGGCGGCGAAGGCAAGGATGCCGATGTCAGAAGCTGGGAGCTTGAATAA
- the gspE gene encoding type II secretion system ATPase GspE gives MQGKRIGEILQGRSDLSAVALDKALASQQLHPDRRLGQLLREQGAISAEQLAAALAEQLDLPLLENLPAQISDTALLDLIPLAYARQHLLLPLRQQDSVLELAMADPLDLDAINDLAQRSEALVRVQVAAEPALLELINRSFESRSTQAQDVISDIDDGSDFSRNLEPADLLDSDDEAPVIRFVNSLITQAYKERASDIHIEPFENALVVRYRIDGLLYEVLRPPARATASISSRIKIMAGLNIAEKRLPQDGRFRVRIAGKDIDVRVSSLPTAFGERLVLRLLDKGGSVLALEDIGMEPALLAQVDRLIRTPHGVFLVTGPTGSGKTTSLYAALSRLNERDKNIITVEDPIEYQLAGVGQIQVNPKIDLTFANGLRSILRQDPDIIMVGEIRDRETAEIAIQSALTGHMVFSTLHTNDAAGALTRLVEMGIEPFLAASSIVGILAQRLVRTICPHCREQVQPPATLLRDLGVDPAKAPPFYRGRGCDRCMQIGYRGRSGIYELLILTEDLRSALLQHSDAASLRQLAIGQGMVPLRQAGLEKARQGLTSLEEVLRVTREEN, from the coding sequence ATGCAGGGCAAGCGCATCGGCGAAATCCTGCAAGGCCGTAGTGACCTGTCAGCGGTGGCGCTCGACAAGGCCCTGGCCAGCCAGCAGCTGCATCCGGACCGACGGTTGGGCCAGCTGCTGCGCGAACAGGGTGCCATCAGTGCCGAACAGCTGGCTGCCGCCCTGGCCGAGCAACTCGATCTGCCCCTGCTGGAGAACCTGCCGGCCCAGATCAGCGATACCGCACTCCTCGATCTGATCCCCCTGGCCTATGCCCGCCAGCATCTGCTGCTGCCCCTGCGGCAGCAGGACAGCGTGCTGGAACTGGCCATGGCCGATCCCCTCGATCTTGATGCCATCAACGATCTGGCCCAGCGCAGCGAAGCCCTGGTGAGGGTGCAGGTCGCGGCCGAACCGGCGCTGCTGGAGCTGATCAACCGCAGCTTTGAAAGCCGCTCGACCCAGGCGCAGGATGTCATCAGCGATATAGACGATGGCAGCGATTTCAGTCGCAATCTCGAACCGGCCGACCTGCTCGACAGCGATGACGAGGCTCCGGTAATCCGCTTCGTCAACAGCCTGATCACCCAGGCTTACAAGGAACGCGCCAGCGATATCCACATCGAACCGTTTGAAAACGCGCTGGTGGTACGCTATCGCATCGACGGCCTGCTCTATGAGGTGCTACGGCCACCGGCGCGCGCCACAGCCAGCATCAGCTCGCGCATCAAGATCATGGCCGGTCTCAACATCGCCGAAAAACGCCTGCCGCAGGATGGCCGCTTCCGCGTGCGCATCGCTGGCAAGGATATTGACGTGCGCGTTTCCTCGCTGCCGACCGCCTTCGGTGAACGGCTGGTGCTGCGCCTGCTCGACAAGGGCGGCAGCGTGCTGGCGCTGGAGGATATCGGCATGGAACCGGCCCTGCTGGCCCAGGTGGATCGGCTGATCCGCACGCCGCACGGGGTCTTTCTGGTCACCGGCCCGACCGGCAGCGGCAAGACCACCAGTCTCTACGCCGCCTTAAGCCGCCTGAACGAGCGCGACAAGAACATCATCACCGTCGAGGATCCCATTGAGTACCAGCTGGCCGGCGTCGGCCAGATCCAGGTCAATCCCAAGATCGACCTGACCTTCGCCAACGGTCTGCGCTCGATTCTGCGACAGGATCCCGACATCATCATGGTCGGCGAGATCCGCGACCGCGAGACAGCCGAAATTGCCATCCAATCGGCCCTGACCGGCCACATGGTGTTCTCCACCCTGCACACCAACGATGCCGCCGGGGCGCTGACCCGGCTGGTCGAAATGGGCATCGAGCCCTTCCTGGCCGCCTCCTCCATTGTCGGCATCCTGGCCCAGCGACTGGTCCGCACCATCTGTCCGCACTGCCGCGAGCAGGTGCAGCCGCCAGCGACCCTGCTGCGCGATCTGGGCGTCGATCCGGCCAAGGCGCCACCCTTCTATCGCGGCCGCGGCTGTGACCGCTGCATGCAGATCGGCTACCGTGGCCGCAGCGGCATCTACGAGTTGCTCATCCTCACCGAGGATCTGCGCAGCGCCCTGCTGCAACACAGCGACGCCGCCAGTCTGCGCCAGCTGGCCATCGGCCAGGGCATGGTGCCCCTGCGGCAGGCGGGGCTGGAGAAGGCGCGCCAGGGACTGACCAGCCTGGAAGAGGTGCTGCGCGTGACTCGCGAGGAGAACTAG
- the gspK gene encoding type II secretion system minor pseudopilin GspK, whose amino-acid sequence MRAALLAPLHNQRGVALLLVLVVTSLLALLISELAFSTLVDLRLAQTQRDSTQASYLARGGLQLGRSLLSRDTNSYDGADELWAQGLQQYPVGDFGLLSLQLQPLDGRINLNRLIHSSGNTDAVVKDQLLRLFELLGLDQPHQRVDALIDWLDADDIAEPAGAESTVYARRDPPLRCRNGPLETVAELALVEGFSAADIERLRPHVDVKGDSRLHLNSASAEVLCALCAELDLERAEQIVRRRQAQPFRQLEELKQLPRWEDFYWALSPQLKTRAVYYRIDSQAQINQGFYRIEAIVQKDNDRLLRFRVY is encoded by the coding sequence ATGCGGGCCGCTCTGCTGGCACCCTTGCACAACCAACGCGGTGTCGCTCTGCTGCTGGTGCTGGTCGTCACCAGCCTGCTGGCACTGCTGATCAGCGAGCTGGCCTTTTCCACCCTGGTGGATCTGCGCCTGGCCCAGACCCAGCGTGACAGCACCCAGGCCTCCTATCTGGCCCGCGGTGGCCTGCAACTCGGCCGCAGCCTGCTCAGCCGTGACACCAACAGCTACGATGGCGCCGATGAGCTCTGGGCTCAGGGTTTGCAGCAGTATCCGGTAGGCGATTTCGGCCTGCTGAGCCTGCAACTGCAGCCTCTCGACGGCCGTATCAATCTCAACCGGCTGATTCACAGCTCCGGCAACACCGACGCGGTGGTCAAGGATCAGCTGCTGCGCCTGTTTGAACTGCTGGGGCTTGATCAGCCGCACCAGCGCGTTGATGCCCTGATCGACTGGCTCGACGCCGACGACATTGCCGAACCAGCCGGGGCGGAAAGCACTGTCTACGCCCGCCGCGATCCGCCGTTGCGCTGCCGCAACGGACCACTGGAGACGGTTGCTGAGCTGGCGCTGGTGGAAGGCTTCAGCGCCGCCGATATCGAACGGCTAAGGCCCCACGTCGACGTAAAGGGCGACAGTCGCCTGCATCTGAACTCGGCCAGCGCCGAGGTCCTCTGCGCCCTGTGTGCCGAGCTTGACCTCGAACGGGCCGAGCAGATCGTCCGCCGGCGTCAGGCACAGCCGTTCCGCCAGCTGGAGGAGTTGAAGCAGCTGCCCCGCTGGGAGGATTTCTACTGGGCGCTCAGTCCCCAGCTCAAGACGCGGGCAGTCTATTACCGGATCGACAGCCAGGCCCAGATCAACCAGGGTTTTTACCGCATTGAGGCCATCGTGCAAAAAGACAACGACCGGCTGCTGCGCTTTCGCGTTTACTGA
- the gspL gene encoding type II secretion system protein GspL, whose amino-acid sequence MSKRRIGIEIGSSQLRLAQFSGQGDSLQLERLCQLARDPQRPLAEQLTSLLERRLGFADRLLAVVPALQGYVRRLEFPFSDPRKVTAAARMELQSRLPLDITDHQLALGPLQAEGTGCSTLVASVPVNAVAAALEPFDAAGLPLQQLGLTPLSQAAVLARWIENGLMVLAHEQQLHLALLQHSQVVTTLSSTLPQSSTEHLARHLEQQARRLCHANRCPLPALYLLGDGCEAQLSDALRRIDLNPQPLPLPPAPADGPPLSTALLPVCLAALQDGEAAFNLRTGAFAPRHSLGRLKKHLIGGALLLTFSLLAAGSAALLELRHKQQLAQTYQQQLTALFRQTLPPGTAMVDADLQMRNATEQLRQISQQVGLDTSNSALALLRELSRLAPDDSSLRLTRFTYEEKDIAIDGSANSFDRVDRLAAELRKSPLLAAVRIADAKMALDGQQVHFRLQLTPTAGKGS is encoded by the coding sequence ATGAGCAAACGCCGCATCGGCATCGAAATCGGCAGCAGCCAGCTGCGCCTGGCCCAGTTCAGCGGCCAGGGCGACAGTTTGCAGCTCGAACGCCTGTGCCAGCTGGCCCGCGATCCGCAGCGCCCCCTGGCCGAGCAGCTGACCAGTCTGCTGGAGCGACGGCTGGGATTCGCGGACCGGCTGCTGGCGGTGGTGCCCGCGCTGCAGGGCTACGTCCGACGGCTGGAGTTCCCTTTCAGCGATCCGCGCAAGGTGACGGCCGCTGCTCGCATGGAATTGCAAAGCCGCCTGCCCCTTGATATCACCGACCACCAGCTGGCCCTCGGGCCACTGCAGGCCGAAGGAACCGGTTGCAGCACCCTGGTGGCCAGCGTGCCCGTCAATGCCGTTGCCGCAGCCCTCGAACCCTTCGATGCCGCCGGCCTGCCACTCCAGCAACTGGGGCTGACCCCCCTAAGCCAGGCCGCAGTGCTGGCCCGTTGGATCGAAAACGGCCTGATGGTGCTGGCGCACGAACAGCAGCTGCACCTGGCGCTATTGCAGCACAGCCAGGTTGTCACCACCCTCAGCAGTACCCTGCCCCAGAGTTCCACGGAACATCTGGCCCGGCACCTTGAGCAGCAGGCGCGACGACTGTGCCACGCCAATCGCTGCCCTCTTCCGGCCCTTTATCTGTTAGGCGATGGCTGCGAAGCCCAACTATCCGACGCTTTGCGCCGGATTGACTTAAACCCTCAGCCCCTGCCCCTGCCGCCGGCACCGGCGGACGGTCCGCCCCTGAGCACCGCCTTGCTGCCGGTCTGCCTGGCCGCCCTACAGGACGGCGAGGCGGCCTTCAACCTGCGCACGGGTGCCTTCGCGCCACGACACAGCCTGGGACGCCTGAAAAAACACCTGATCGGCGGCGCTCTGTTGCTGACCTTCAGCCTGCTGGCCGCAGGCAGCGCGGCTCTGCTGGAGTTGCGCCATAAGCAGCAGCTGGCGCAAACCTATCAGCAACAACTGACCGCCCTGTTCCGCCAGACCCTGCCGCCGGGCACGGCAATGGTCGATGCCGACTTGCAGATGCGCAACGCCACCGAACAGTTGCGCCAGATCAGCCAGCAGGTCGGGCTTGATACCAGCAACTCGGCCTTGGCCCTGCTGCGCGAGCTTTCCCGTCTGGCGCCGGACGACAGCAGCCTGCGCCTGACCCGCTTTACCTATGAAGAAAAAGACATCGCCATCGACGGCAGCGCCAACTCCTTCGACCGGGTCGACCGGCTGGCTGCCGAGTTGCGCAAAAGCCCACTGCTGGCGGCCGTCCGTATCGCCGACGCCAAGATGGCGCTGGATGGTCAGCAGGTGCATTTTCGCCTGCAGCTGACCCCCACTGCCGGGAAAGGATCCTGA
- the gspF gene encoding type II secretion system inner membrane protein GspF, with amino-acid sequence MALFDYSGFDDRGRKTRGTVEAGSKRAAQETLRSRGIFVAELSEQQSRSATPGLRQLRRPGRLPVADLATHTRLLATLLQAGVALDEALQSLADQVEKPAQARLFRQLREQVRQGSAFHQALAAQERSFPPLYQRLVEVGESSGSLDQVLLQLADFLEEQARLKSRTTAALAYPLLMALVGSGVLLFLVSVVVPKITRMLVDLGQSLPLATRLLIGGNALLARYGWLLLLIGGALGLLLRRYYRSPAGRLRCDRALLRLPVIGPLQRAIATARFSRTLGTLLRSGVPLLGALEISNSLLTNQLLRQTVVATQAAVREGISLAAPLHQAGAFAPLLAQMTAVGERSGTLEEMLLKVADQQERQVEIRLATLLALLEPLMILLMGSVVGFIVLAVLLPIFQASQGLG; translated from the coding sequence GTGGCGCTGTTCGATTATTCCGGCTTCGATGACCGGGGCCGCAAGACCCGCGGCACGGTGGAGGCCGGCAGCAAGCGCGCCGCTCAGGAAACCCTGCGCAGCCGGGGAATTTTCGTCGCCGAGCTGAGTGAACAGCAATCCCGCTCGGCGACGCCCGGCCTGCGCCAGCTGCGCCGGCCGGGGCGTTTGCCGGTCGCCGATCTGGCCACCCATACCCGCCTGCTGGCGACCCTGCTGCAGGCCGGCGTGGCTCTTGACGAGGCCCTTCAATCCCTGGCCGACCAGGTGGAAAAACCGGCCCAGGCCCGCCTGTTCCGCCAGTTGCGCGAGCAGGTGCGCCAGGGCAGTGCCTTCCATCAGGCCCTGGCCGCTCAGGAACGCAGTTTTCCTCCGCTGTATCAGCGACTGGTGGAGGTAGGTGAAAGCAGCGGCTCGCTCGATCAGGTTCTGCTGCAACTGGCCGATTTTCTCGAAGAGCAGGCACGACTGAAATCGCGCACCACGGCAGCGTTGGCCTATCCGCTGCTGATGGCGTTGGTGGGCAGTGGCGTCCTGCTGTTTCTGGTCAGCGTGGTCGTGCCAAAGATCACCCGGATGCTGGTTGACCTGGGCCAGAGTCTGCCGCTGGCCACCCGCCTGCTGATCGGCGGCAATGCCCTGCTGGCACGTTACGGCTGGCTGCTGCTGCTGATCGGAGGTGCCCTGGGCCTGCTGCTGCGTCGCTACTACCGCAGTCCCGCCGGCCGGCTGCGCTGCGACCGCGCCCTGCTGCGCCTGCCGGTGATCGGCCCCTTGCAGCGGGCCATCGCCACCGCCCGCTTCAGCCGCACCCTCGGCACCCTGCTGCGCAGCGGTGTGCCCCTGCTCGGCGCGCTGGAGATCAGCAATAGCCTGCTGACCAACCAGCTGCTGCGCCAGACCGTCGTCGCCACCCAGGCTGCCGTACGCGAGGGCATCAGCCTGGCCGCGCCCCTGCACCAGGCCGGCGCCTTCGCGCCGCTGCTGGCGCAGATGACCGCCGTCGGCGAACGCAGCGGCACCCTCGAAGAAATGCTGTTGAAGGTAGCCGACCAGCAGGAACGACAGGTGGAAATCCGTCTCGCTACCCTGCTGGCACTGCTGGAACCACTGATGATTCTGCTGATGGGCTCGGTGGTGGGTTTTATCGTACTGGCAGTGCTGCTGCCGATTTTCCAGGCCAGTCAGGGCCTGGGTTAA